A region from the uncultured Bacteroides sp. genome encodes:
- a CDS encoding iron-sulfur cluster assembly protein: MTKFETEVKIVEVLKTVFDPEIPVNVYDLGLIYRIDVGENGEVNLDMTLTAPNCPAADFIMEDVQQRVESVEGVTSATINLVFEPQWDKDMMSEEAKLELGFL, from the coding sequence ATGACCAAATTTGAAACAGAAGTAAAAATCGTAGAAGTACTGAAAACAGTATTCGACCCTGAGATACCCGTAAATGTATATGACCTCGGACTGATTTATCGAATCGACGTAGGTGAAAACGGAGAAGTAAACCTGGACATGACGCTAACTGCGCCCAACTGCCCCGCAGCAGATTTCATTATGGAAGACGTACAACAAAGAGTGGAGTCTGTAGAAGGAGTAACCAGTGCGACTATTAACCTGGTATTTGAGCCGCAATGGGATAAAGACATGATGAGCGAAGAGGCCAAACTGGAGCTTGGATTCTTATGA
- the radC gene encoding DNA repair protein RadC — protein MKDKPKLNINQWAEEDRPREKMMSKGADALSDAELLAILIGSGNTEESAVELMRRILASCSNNLNEMAKWSVRDYSNFKGFGPAKSITIMAALELGKRRKLQESRERSQISCSTDVYDLFHPLMCDLPQEEFWILLLNQANKVINRVRISSGGIDGTYADTRTILREALIQRATGLILIHNHPSGNPQPSGEDKRLTNHIHQAAQTMNIRLSDHVIICDGKFYSFADEGEII, from the coding sequence ATGAAAGATAAACCTAAGCTGAATATCAACCAATGGGCAGAAGAAGATCGGCCACGCGAAAAAATGATGAGTAAAGGTGCCGATGCACTGAGCGACGCCGAGCTGTTGGCTATCCTTATCGGTTCGGGCAATACGGAAGAAAGTGCCGTGGAGCTAATGCGACGGATACTGGCCTCGTGCAGCAACAACTTAAACGAGATGGCTAAATGGAGTGTGCGCGACTATTCAAACTTTAAAGGTTTCGGACCCGCAAAAAGTATCACCATTATGGCTGCTTTGGAACTGGGAAAACGAAGAAAATTACAAGAAAGCCGGGAGCGCAGCCAAATATCCTGCTCGACGGATGTTTACGACCTGTTTCACCCGTTGATGTGCGACCTCCCACAAGAAGAATTTTGGATATTGCTACTCAACCAGGCCAATAAAGTAATCAACAGAGTACGCATCAGCTCAGGAGGAATAGACGGCACGTATGCCGATACGCGCACCATTCTTCGCGAAGCTCTCATACAAAGAGCAACAGGGTTAATTCTTATACACAATCATCCCTCGGGCAATCCGCAGCCCAGCGGAGAAGACAAAAGGCTTACGAACCACATACACCAGGCAGCGCAGACAATGAACATTCGCCTCTCCGATCATGTTATTATTTGCGACGGCAAGTTCTATAGCTTTGCCGACGAAGGAGAAATCATATAA